The Thermodesulfobacteriota bacterium genome has a window encoding:
- a CDS encoding class I SAM-dependent RNA methyltransferase: MAASPPRSRAGRRAGTGQPFDLKIERLVAGGRGLGRGPDGRVVLVPLVLPDEAVRVQPIASRRDYTEARLLSILSPSPLRVSPPCPLFGRCGGCDLQHAAPAAQADLKTAILTDAWQHILGRSTGELAGVLAPPVPAPDPLGYRLRLRLHTDAAGRLGMRRALSHTLAPVRHCPVATPPVNDLLAVWADCGPARQLARRAATVEVAAGWPPGEAFVIARLAGAAGSRERQLARAAGAALPGCAAVAVLARDQDSGWSTDPAARLRIRLPVGPGGPDLALAVAPGSFYQVNGRQNEALVACVLALAQAAPGRRILDLFCGMGNLSLPLARAGAQVLGLDQAASAIHAALANAEAGGLAGRARFETAEAAAGLARLQAAGRCFDLVLLDPPRGGCPEVAQLLARSPCPAALVVSCDPVTLMRDLSTLLAAGYALDRLQPLDMFPQTHHLETVALLHWAGPPAAAA, translated from the coding sequence GTGGCGGCTTCTCCTCCCCGGTCCCGCGCTGGCCGGAGGGCCGGCACCGGCCAACCCTTCGACCTGAAGATCGAGCGTCTGGTGGCCGGCGGCCGCGGCCTGGGCCGCGGCCCGGACGGCCGGGTGGTGCTGGTGCCCCTGGTGCTGCCCGATGAGGCCGTGCGGGTGCAGCCGATCGCCAGCCGGCGGGACTACACCGAGGCCCGGCTGCTGTCCATCCTCAGCCCCAGCCCCCTGCGGGTCTCCCCGCCCTGCCCCCTGTTCGGCCGCTGCGGCGGCTGCGATCTCCAGCATGCCGCACCGGCCGCCCAGGCCGATCTCAAGACCGCCATCCTCACCGATGCCTGGCAGCACATCCTGGGCCGCTCGACCGGCGAGCTGGCCGGCGTCCTGGCCCCGCCTGTGCCGGCCCCGGATCCTCTGGGCTACCGGCTGCGCCTGCGCCTGCACACCGATGCCGCCGGCCGCCTGGGCATGCGCCGGGCGCTTTCCCACACCCTGGCGCCGGTTCGTCACTGCCCGGTGGCGACGCCGCCGGTGAACGATCTTCTGGCCGTCTGGGCCGACTGCGGCCCGGCCCGCCAGCTGGCCCGCCGGGCCGCCACCGTGGAGGTCGCCGCCGGCTGGCCGCCCGGCGAGGCTTTCGTCATCGCCCGCCTGGCGGGCGCGGCCGGCAGCCGGGAGCGGCAGCTGGCCCGGGCCGCTGGGGCGGCCCTCCCCGGCTGTGCGGCCGTGGCTGTGCTCGCGAGGGACCAGGACAGCGGCTGGTCCACCGACCCGGCCGCCCGGCTCCGCATCCGGCTGCCGGTGGGCCCCGGCGGCCCGGACCTGGCACTGGCGGTGGCGCCCGGCTCCTTCTACCAGGTGAATGGCCGCCAGAACGAGGCCCTGGTGGCCTGCGTCCTCGCCTTGGCCCAGGCTGCCCCCGGCCGCCGGATCCTGGATCTCTTCTGCGGCATGGGCAACCTCTCTTTGCCCCTGGCCAGAGCCGGGGCCCAGGTTCTCGGACTCGACCAGGCGGCGAGCGCCATCCACGCCGCCTTGGCCAATGCCGAGGCCGGTGGTCTTGCCGGTCGCGCCCGCTTCGAGACCGCCGAGGCTGCTGCTGGCCTGGCTCGCCTCCAGGCCGCCGGCCGGTGCTTCGACCTGGTGCTGCTCGATCCGCCCCGGGGCGGCTGCCCGGAGGTGGCCCAGCTCCTGGCCCGCTCCCCCTGCCCGGCGGCCCTGGTCGTCTCCTGCGATCCCGTCACCCTCATGCGGGACCTTTCCACCCTGCTGGCCGCCGGCTACGCCCTGGACCGCCTGCAGCCCCTGGACATGTTCCCCCAGACCCATCACCTGGAGACCGTGGCTCTCCTCCACTGGGCCGGGCCGCCGGCGGCTGCTGCCTGA
- a CDS encoding ATP-binding protein: protein MAMTGEGHQAADGTGAALLASSQTAPLARHSRAEQRWYLVVLAGLVAGLGLWYPVLARSSYRGSPDVHATLEVAGALMGLITGYSLVTRFAALGNRFHLFIGLAFFVNGAEDFVHGLLPFEAMHLLADIGHADLDHVIPATDVTGRLLFGLLLLLAIPAGRLLPESARPRQETLLVSIPAILIPALATGAAFQLQLPPVVHPESALPRPLDFVAALILLLALAAFLLEYRRSRDMLLWWIALSIGLNVVGQGMVSFSRALYDPFFDFAHACKVMGYAAPLLGFSLYQIGVIAERQQVERKLRAAHERFAVVLDSIDALIYVADLDSHEILLINRCTRDTFGEITGRLCWQTIQQDQTGPCDFCSNGQLVDAAGRLQGTYAWEQQNTRNQRWYALRDRAIHWVDGRLARITIATDITAGKQAQAERERLIGELESKNAELERFTYTVSHDLKSPLITIAGFVGLLEKDALAGDVTRMRSDIAHIRTAAEQMKELLDDLLELSRIGRIVHPPQVVPVGELAQAAVGLVEGRVRERGVQVLIQPELPAVFVDKARLTEVFLNLVDNAVKFMGDQPEPRVEIGARQEGGEVLCWVRDNGSGIEPRYARKVFGLFERLDQRAEGTGIGLTLAKRIVEEHGGRIWVESEGDKKGSTFFFTVPVRKEGEPS from the coding sequence ATGGCCATGACCGGGGAGGGGCACCAGGCGGCAGACGGGACCGGCGCTGCCTTGCTGGCCAGCAGCCAGACCGCTCCCTTGGCCCGTCACAGCCGGGCCGAGCAGCGCTGGTATCTTGTCGTCCTCGCCGGGCTGGTCGCCGGCCTGGGGCTCTGGTATCCGGTCCTGGCCCGGTCGTCCTACCGGGGCAGTCCGGACGTCCACGCCACCCTCGAAGTCGCCGGTGCCCTCATGGGGCTCATCACCGGCTACTCCCTGGTGACGCGCTTTGCGGCCCTGGGCAATCGCTTCCATCTCTTCATCGGCCTCGCCTTCTTTGTGAACGGTGCCGAGGACTTCGTGCATGGGCTCCTGCCGTTCGAGGCCATGCACCTTCTGGCTGATATCGGCCATGCCGATCTCGACCACGTCATCCCGGCCACCGATGTCACCGGCCGGCTGCTCTTCGGCCTCCTGCTCCTTCTGGCCATCCCCGCCGGCCGCCTGCTGCCGGAGAGCGCCAGGCCAAGGCAGGAGACGCTTCTGGTCTCGATCCCGGCCATCCTGATCCCGGCCCTGGCCACCGGGGCCGCCTTCCAGCTGCAGCTGCCCCCGGTGGTCCATCCGGAGAGCGCTCTTCCCCGGCCCCTGGACTTCGTGGCGGCGCTGATCCTCCTTCTGGCCCTGGCGGCCTTTCTTCTGGAGTACCGGCGCAGCCGGGACATGCTCCTGTGGTGGATCGCCCTGTCCATTGGCCTCAACGTGGTGGGCCAGGGGATGGTGTCGTTCTCCCGGGCGCTGTACGACCCCTTCTTTGACTTCGCCCATGCCTGCAAGGTCATGGGCTACGCGGCGCCGCTCCTGGGCTTCTCCCTGTACCAGATCGGGGTCATTGCCGAAAGGCAGCAGGTGGAGCGGAAACTGCGGGCGGCCCACGAGCGGTTTGCCGTGGTGCTGGACAGCATCGACGCCCTCATCTATGTCGCGGACCTGGACAGCCACGAGATCCTGCTCATCAACCGGTGCACCCGGGATACCTTCGGCGAGATCACCGGCCGGCTGTGCTGGCAGACCATCCAGCAGGACCAGACCGGGCCGTGTGATTTCTGCAGCAACGGGCAACTGGTCGACGCTGCCGGCCGGCTGCAGGGCACCTATGCCTGGGAGCAGCAGAACACCCGCAACCAGCGCTGGTATGCCCTCAGGGACCGGGCGATCCACTGGGTGGACGGACGCCTGGCCCGCATCACCATCGCCACGGACATCACCGCCGGCAAGCAGGCCCAGGCCGAGCGGGAGCGGCTCATCGGCGAGCTGGAGAGCAAGAACGCCGAGCTGGAGCGCTTCACCTACACCGTTTCCCACGATCTCAAGAGTCCTTTGATCACCATCGCCGGCTTCGTCGGTCTCCTGGAGAAGGACGCCCTGGCCGGTGATGTCACGCGGATGAGGTCGGATATCGCCCATATCCGCACTGCGGCCGAGCAGATGAAGGAGCTTCTGGACGACCTTCTGGAGCTGTCCCGTATCGGCCGGATTGTCCATCCGCCCCAGGTGGTGCCGGTGGGCGAGCTGGCCCAGGCCGCGGTGGGCCTGGTGGAGGGTCGCGTCCGGGAGCGGGGCGTCCAGGTGCTCATCCAGCCTGAGCTGCCCGCTGTCTTTGTGGACAAGGCCAGACTGACCGAGGTCTTCCTGAACCTGGTGGACAATGCCGTCAAGTTCATGGGCGACCAGCCGGAGCCCCGGGTGGAAATCGGCGCCCGGCAGGAGGGGGGGGAGGTTCTATGCTGGGTGCGGGACAACGGCAGCGGCATCGAGCCGCGCTACGCCAGGAAGGTGTTCGGCCTTTTCGAGCGCCTGGACCAGCGGGCCGAGGGCACCGGGATCGGCCTCACCCTCGCCAAGCGCATCGTCGAGGAGCACGGTGGCCGCATCTGGGTGGAATCGGAAGGGGACAAGAAAGGGTCGACGTTCTTTTTCACCGTGCCAGTCCGGAAGGAGGGGGAGCCGTCATGA
- a CDS encoding response regulator → MSQQRLQGEPLTILFVEDNPAHAELVIRSFEDQRVANTIHHVADGEAALDYLLRRGAYAAPADSPRPHVILLDLRLPKVDGLEVLKQIRLSAELRTLPVVVLTTSASEADAAKAYDYHANSYLVKPLDFAKFSELMEDLGFYWLGWNYYPFSRPGRD, encoded by the coding sequence ATGAGCCAGCAGCGATTGCAGGGGGAGCCGCTGACGATTCTGTTCGTGGAGGACAATCCGGCCCATGCCGAGCTGGTCATCCGCAGCTTCGAGGACCAGCGGGTCGCCAACACCATCCACCACGTGGCCGACGGCGAGGCGGCCCTGGACTATCTGCTGCGCCGGGGCGCCTATGCCGCGCCGGCGGACAGCCCGCGTCCCCATGTCATTCTCCTGGACCTGCGGCTGCCCAAGGTCGACGGCCTGGAGGTGTTGAAGCAGATCCGGCTGTCCGCCGAGCTGCGCACCCTGCCGGTGGTGGTTCTCACCACCTCGGCCAGCGAGGCCGATGCCGCCAAGGCCTACGACTACCATGCCAACAGCTACCTGGTGAAGCCCCTGGATTTCGCCAAGTTCTCGGAGCTGATGGAGGACCTGGGCTTCTACTGGCTGGGCTGGAACTACTACCCTTTTTCCCGGCCGGGCCGCGACTGA
- a CDS encoding response regulator — MAPPDIHILLVEDEAAHVELIRRSLEGMPGRVRLSVASTLGEANDLLALGVPDLLICDYLLPDGKGTDLLPNSKGAAPYPVLIMTSHGSETVAVTTMKSGALDYLVKSEATLAAMPRIVERTLREWGHILEYRQAEARVKLNLERLEALLSLSQTPWSSERELIEASLEEGVRLTGSDGGYLHFLDEDAGTAALYAWSREVKKACQVQEPSHYPLARAGIWADSARRREPVIHNDYSSESSRHGLPPGHFPVQRHLSVPIRDGDRIVGICGVGNKKTPYDEADVLQLSLFMNSMWSILTRLRMENELRQSKQAWENTFDAIGDVVTILDREMRIVKANQATCRLLGQDLGGIVGQHCYQAFRMGDAPCLGCAGRRAIAEHHFLTAEVYHRNLQRFFLLSFSPIFDEHHQFTGVVHTAKDITELKGLEGQIRHMQKMEALGTLAGGIAHDMNNILTPIMGYAEIVQSQLPKGSRLWANQGEILAAGLRAKELVKQILTISRQGESEKRPIRIQPIVKETLKLIRSSIPTTISIEQAIDPDCGPIMADPTQIHQVLMNLCTNAYQAMREKGGVLAVSLAEKELGPADAKTQFQLEPGEYVCLAISDTGSGIPPEIRERIFEPYFSTKKDAQGTGLGLAVVHGIVQSHRGHISVYSEPGKGSTFRIYLPRIHDQVDSQQAALAPGIPGGSERILLVDDEEPIMEMERQILEELGYRVTAFSNSPDALAEFLAHPDRYDLVITDMTMPSLTGAELAQRMLAARAGLPIVLCTGFSELIDGEKARRQGIKAFLMKPVSIRELATVMRELLEGK, encoded by the coding sequence ATGGCTCCCCCGGACATCCATATCCTGCTGGTGGAAGACGAGGCAGCCCACGTCGAGCTGATCCGGCGATCCCTGGAGGGGATGCCGGGTCGGGTCCGGTTGTCGGTGGCGTCCACCCTGGGGGAGGCCAACGACCTCCTGGCTCTCGGCGTCCCGGACCTGCTGATCTGCGACTACCTGCTCCCGGACGGCAAGGGCACGGACCTGCTGCCCAACAGCAAGGGGGCTGCCCCCTATCCGGTCCTGATCATGACCAGCCACGGCAGCGAGACAGTGGCTGTGACGACCATGAAGTCCGGCGCCCTGGACTACCTGGTGAAATCCGAGGCCACCCTGGCGGCCATGCCCCGCATCGTCGAGCGAACCCTGCGGGAGTGGGGGCACATCCTCGAGTACCGGCAGGCCGAGGCCCGGGTCAAGCTCAACCTGGAGCGCCTGGAGGCCTTGCTCAGCCTCAGCCAGACCCCCTGGAGCTCCGAACGGGAGCTGATCGAGGCCTCCCTGGAAGAGGGGGTGCGCCTGACTGGCAGCGATGGCGGCTATCTGCACTTTCTCGACGAGGACGCCGGGACGGCGGCGCTCTATGCCTGGTCCCGGGAGGTGAAGAAGGCCTGCCAGGTCCAGGAGCCGTCCCATTACCCCCTGGCGCGGGCCGGCATCTGGGCGGACAGCGCCCGCCGCCGCGAGCCCGTCATCCACAATGACTATTCGTCGGAGTCCAGCCGCCACGGGCTCCCCCCAGGGCACTTCCCCGTTCAGCGGCACCTGAGCGTTCCCATCAGGGACGGGGACCGCATCGTCGGCATCTGTGGGGTGGGAAACAAAAAGACGCCGTATGACGAGGCCGATGTCCTCCAGCTGTCTTTGTTCATGAACAGCATGTGGAGCATCCTGACCCGGCTGCGGATGGAAAACGAGCTCCGGCAGAGCAAGCAGGCCTGGGAGAACACCTTTGACGCCATCGGCGACGTGGTCACCATCCTCGATCGGGAGATGCGGATCGTCAAGGCCAACCAGGCCACCTGCCGGCTGCTCGGGCAGGACCTGGGCGGGATCGTGGGCCAGCACTGCTACCAGGCCTTCCGGATGGGCGACGCGCCCTGCCTCGGCTGCGCCGGCCGGCGGGCCATCGCCGAGCACCACTTTCTCACCGCCGAGGTCTATCACCGCAACCTGCAGCGGTTCTTCCTGCTCTCCTTTTCGCCGATCTTCGACGAGCACCACCAGTTCACCGGGGTGGTGCACACCGCCAAGGACATCACCGAGCTCAAGGGCCTGGAAGGCCAGATCCGGCACATGCAGAAGATGGAGGCCCTGGGAACCCTGGCCGGCGGCATCGCCCATGACATGAACAACATCCTGACACCGATCATGGGCTACGCCGAGATCGTCCAGAGCCAGCTGCCCAAGGGGAGCCGGCTCTGGGCCAACCAGGGGGAGATCCTGGCCGCCGGCCTGCGGGCCAAGGAGCTGGTCAAGCAGATCCTCACCATCAGCCGCCAGGGGGAGAGCGAAAAAAGGCCGATCCGGATCCAGCCCATCGTCAAGGAGACCCTGAAGCTCATCCGCTCGTCCATCCCGACCACCATCAGCATCGAGCAGGCCATCGACCCGGACTGCGGCCCGATCATGGCCGATCCGACCCAGATCCATCAGGTGCTCATGAACCTGTGCACCAACGCCTACCAGGCCATGCGGGAGAAGGGCGGGGTGCTGGCGGTGTCGCTGGCCGAGAAGGAGCTCGGCCCGGCCGACGCCAAGACCCAGTTTCAGCTGGAGCCTGGGGAATATGTGTGCCTGGCGATCAGCGACACCGGCTCCGGCATCCCGCCGGAGATCCGGGAGCGGATCTTCGAGCCCTACTTTTCCACGAAGAAGGATGCCCAGGGCACCGGTCTGGGGCTGGCGGTGGTCCATGGCATCGTCCAGAGCCACCGGGGACACATCTCGGTGTACAGCGAGCCGGGCAAGGGCTCCACCTTCCGGATCTACCTGCCCCGGATCCACGATCAGGTGGACAGCCAGCAGGCGGCCCTGGCGCCGGGGATCCCGGGCGGCTCCGAGCGCATCCTGCTGGTGGATGACGAGGAGCCGATCATGGAGATGGAAAGGCAGATTCTGGAGGAGCTGGGCTACCGGGTGACCGCCTTCTCCAACAGCCCGGACGCCCTGGCGGAGTTTCTGGCCCATCCGGACCGCTATGATCTGGTCATCACCGACATGACCATGCCCTCGCTCACCGGCGCCGAGCTGGCGCAGAGGATGCTGGCCGCACGGGCCGGACTGCCGATCGTTCTGTGCACCGGGTTCAGCGAGCTGATCGATGGCGAGAAGGCCAGGCGCCAGGGCATCAAGGCCTTTCTTATGAAGCCGGTGTCCATTCGGGAGCTGGCCACGGTGATGCGGGAGCTGCTGGAGGGGAAATGA
- a CDS encoding response regulator has translation MKKLLDLLLMSPEADTMDGMASSSPSLNGPGAGGILIVDDIPANLDLLAGILEGAGYLVRPTISPAFALQSARATPPDLILLDIRMPDMDGYEVCRLLKDDPLTRDVPVVFISALDDAEDKVRAFATGGVDYITKPFESAEVLARVRTHLTLARMQRHLELLVSERTTQLREKTQDLEEAQACYRTVADFTHDWEYWQAPDGSFRYISPSCQRISGHAPQDFLADPDLLHRIVVPEDLPVWEQHFHEEGREGLPLREIQFRIRRPDGTVVWIEHVCRPVLDGAGAFLGFRASNRDISGRKELERELRQAQKLEAIGTLAGGIAHDFNNILGAIFGYAEMTMEDGTLSPRLKDYLANILTAAQRAKELVQQILTFCRKAEKDLQPLQAALIVKEAMKLLRSSLPASITIRQNIIAMDKVLADPSQIHQVVMNLCTNAYHAMRDAGGTLAVSLRRVTLDPEDLPPGEGSMPGDYLQLEVSDSGVGMDRAILEKIFEPYFTTKKEGEGTGLGLAVVHGIVKGYRGFIRVLSAPGQGSTFKVHLPVHAAPDQERPAGAAGGGTTPPTGTERILAVDDEGQLLDLYRRVLEPAGYTVFTLRDSVQAWEIFRWAPDHFDLVITDMTMPGKSGLELARQVRAVRADCPVILATGHSDRLDREEALAAGFAEYLQKPVRRRELLGAVRAVLDRKTSISAETPGDSGPPCTEGSRTAVP, from the coding sequence GTGAAGAAACTCCTGGACCTCCTGCTCATGAGTCCCGAGGCAGACACCATGGACGGCATGGCATCCTCATCCCCTTCCCTGAACGGGCCTGGTGCGGGCGGCATTCTCATCGTCGACGACATACCGGCCAACCTCGATCTCCTGGCCGGCATCCTGGAGGGGGCCGGCTATCTCGTGCGGCCGACGATCAGCCCGGCGTTCGCCTTGCAGTCTGCCCGGGCCACCCCGCCGGACCTCATCCTGCTGGACATCCGCATGCCGGACATGGATGGCTACGAGGTCTGCCGGCTGCTGAAGGACGACCCGCTCACCCGTGACGTTCCAGTCGTCTTCATCAGCGCCCTGGACGACGCCGAGGACAAGGTGCGCGCCTTTGCCACCGGCGGCGTCGATTACATCACCAAGCCCTTCGAGAGCGCCGAGGTGCTGGCCCGGGTGCGCACCCACCTCACCCTCGCCCGGATGCAGCGCCATCTGGAGCTGCTGGTCTCCGAGCGCACCACCCAGCTCCGGGAAAAAACCCAGGACCTGGAGGAGGCGCAAGCCTGCTACCGGACCGTGGCCGATTTCACCCATGACTGGGAATACTGGCAGGCGCCGGACGGCTCCTTCCGCTACATCTCCCCTTCCTGCCAGCGGATCTCCGGCCATGCCCCGCAGGACTTCCTCGCTGACCCCGATCTGCTGCACCGGATCGTGGTGCCCGAGGACCTGCCTGTCTGGGAGCAGCACTTCCATGAAGAGGGCCGGGAGGGGCTGCCGCTGCGGGAGATCCAGTTCCGGATCCGGCGGCCCGACGGGACGGTGGTCTGGATCGAGCATGTCTGCCGTCCGGTCCTGGATGGGGCCGGGGCCTTCCTGGGCTTCCGGGCCTCGAACCGGGACATCAGCGGCCGCAAGGAGCTGGAGCGTGAGCTGCGGCAGGCCCAGAAGCTGGAGGCCATCGGCACGCTGGCCGGCGGCATTGCCCACGATTTCAACAACATCCTGGGCGCGATCTTCGGCTATGCCGAGATGACGATGGAAGACGGGACCCTCTCCCCCCGGCTGAAGGATTATCTCGCCAACATCCTGACCGCGGCCCAGCGGGCGAAGGAGCTGGTCCAGCAGATCCTGACCTTCTGCCGCAAGGCGGAAAAGGACCTGCAGCCGCTCCAGGCCGCCCTCATCGTCAAGGAGGCCATGAAGCTCCTGCGCTCCTCCCTGCCCGCCTCCATCACCATCCGGCAGAACATCATCGCCATGGACAAGGTGCTCGCCGACCCGAGCCAGATCCACCAGGTCGTCATGAACCTGTGCACCAATGCTTACCACGCCATGCGGGACGCCGGCGGGACGCTGGCGGTGTCGCTGCGCCGGGTGACCCTCGATCCGGAGGACCTGCCGCCCGGCGAGGGCAGCATGCCGGGCGACTATCTCCAGCTCGAGGTGAGCGATTCCGGGGTGGGGATGGACAGGGCCATCCTGGAAAAGATCTTCGAGCCCTATTTCACCACCAAGAAGGAAGGGGAGGGGACCGGACTGGGGCTGGCGGTGGTGCATGGCATCGTCAAGGGCTACCGCGGCTTCATCCGGGTGCTGAGCGCGCCCGGCCAGGGCAGCACCTTCAAGGTTCACCTGCCGGTGCATGCAGCCCCGGACCAGGAACGGCCAGCAGGTGCCGCCGGCGGCGGCACCACACCGCCCACCGGCACCGAACGGATTCTCGCCGTGGACGATGAGGGCCAGCTCCTCGACCTCTACCGCCGGGTGCTCGAGCCGGCCGGCTACACGGTCTTCACCCTGCGCGACAGCGTTCAGGCCTGGGAGATCTTCCGCTGGGCCCCGGATCACTTCGACCTGGTCATCACCGACATGACCATGCCCGGCAAGAGCGGCCTGGAATTGGCCCGGCAGGTGCGCGCCGTCCGCGCGGACTGTCCCGTCATCCTGGCCACCGGCCACAGCGACCGCCTCGACCGGGAAGAGGCCCTGGCGGCGGGCTTTGCCGAATACCTCCAGAAGCCGGTCCGCAGGCGGGAGCTTCTGGGGGCGGTGCGGGCGGTCCTGGACCGCAAAACCTCGATCAGCGCAGAAACTCCAGGAGATAGCGGGCCGCCGTGCACAGAGGGATCCCGCACAGCGGTCCCTTGA
- a CDS encoding response regulator, producing MGSLLVPALIVTTAVSLLVAALYLRLYLTSRDRLLLMWGAAWGIYSLRFVVQIALVLRLAPPWLAVAQETATVGGALLCVHGANALRGRPAAPWWRWGALACLFWAGAAQALHVPFFWADLPVSLFTGLLFATAGVAIFRHDRTSGSGRMVAGSALILWGIHRADYPFLRPLSWFAPWGFLLATLLFLASAVGIILLYYDRIRDELEREVRERRLAQMSLAESERNLEELVESRTAELAQALDAAQAANRAKSLFLANMSHELRTPLNVILGFVQLLAKSADMPARHREDLALVGRNGEHLLALINDILEIARIEAGRIVLEHAPVALSRLRHEIETMFASQAAAQGLAFSIHQDPGAPASFFGDEGKLRQVLVNLIGNALKFTPRGQVTLRIGVASPVPESGKDQAVVLRFDVTDTGVGIAPDRLDTIFDPFVQAGALREQASGTGLGLAICREFATLMGGRIEAASTPGRGSTFSVFLPVSLAPLEEAVPPAPARRRVVGLAPGQRQYRILVVEDRKESRLLLRRLLESAGFAVLEAEDGREAVERFASLAPDLVWMDIRMPGMDGFEATRRIKSTAAGAHTPVVALTASAFEEQRQEILAAGCDDFVRKPFRPEEILGVMERQLGVRFIYEEVPPAEERRLDDRAWAGLLARVPWEARQVLAEATLRCDRGECLARISELAAEHGEALRALDGFVTRHQFDQLHRLLTS from the coding sequence ATGGGCTCTTTGCTCGTCCCGGCGCTGATCGTCACGACCGCCGTGTCGCTCCTGGTCGCGGCGCTCTACCTGCGCTTGTACCTCACCAGCCGGGACCGGCTGCTCCTCATGTGGGGCGCCGCCTGGGGGATCTATTCGCTCCGGTTCGTCGTCCAGATCGCCCTGGTGCTGCGTCTGGCGCCGCCCTGGCTGGCGGTGGCTCAGGAGACAGCCACCGTCGGGGGGGCGCTGTTGTGCGTGCACGGGGCGAATGCGCTGCGGGGCAGGCCCGCCGCTCCCTGGTGGCGATGGGGGGCGTTGGCGTGTCTCTTCTGGGCAGGCGCGGCACAGGCGCTGCATGTTCCGTTCTTCTGGGCCGATCTGCCAGTATCCCTGTTCACCGGCCTGCTCTTTGCCACGGCCGGGGTAGCCATTTTCCGCCACGACCGCACCAGCGGCTCCGGCAGGATGGTGGCTGGCTCGGCCCTGATCCTCTGGGGCATCCACCGGGCGGATTATCCGTTTCTCCGTCCTCTGTCCTGGTTTGCCCCCTGGGGGTTCCTGCTCGCCACCCTCCTTTTTCTGGCGTCGGCCGTCGGCATCATCCTCCTCTACTACGACCGCATCCGGGATGAGCTGGAGCGTGAGGTCCGGGAGCGGCGTCTGGCCCAGATGTCCCTGGCCGAGAGTGAGCGCAACCTCGAGGAGCTGGTGGAGAGCCGCACGGCCGAGCTGGCTCAGGCCCTGGACGCGGCGCAAGCCGCCAACCGGGCCAAGAGCCTCTTTCTCGCCAACATGAGTCATGAGCTGCGCACCCCCCTGAACGTCATTCTGGGCTTTGTGCAGCTGCTGGCGAAGAGCGCCGACATGCCGGCCCGGCACCGGGAGGATCTCGCCCTGGTGGGTCGGAACGGCGAGCATCTCCTGGCGCTCATCAACGACATCCTGGAGATCGCCCGGATCGAGGCCGGCCGGATCGTGCTGGAGCACGCCCCGGTTGCCCTGTCCCGGCTCCGGCACGAGATCGAGACGATGTTCGCCTCGCAGGCCGCAGCCCAGGGCCTTGCCTTCTCCATCCATCAGGACCCCGGCGCTCCGGCCTCCTTTTTCGGCGATGAGGGCAAGCTCCGCCAGGTCCTGGTCAATCTCATCGGCAACGCGCTCAAGTTCACCCCCAGGGGCCAGGTGACCCTGCGCATCGGCGTGGCCTCTCCGGTACCGGAATCCGGGAAGGACCAGGCCGTGGTCCTGCGCTTCGATGTCACGGACACCGGCGTCGGAATCGCCCCGGACAGGCTTGACACCATCTTCGATCCCTTTGTCCAGGCGGGCGCCTTGCGGGAGCAGGCCTCTGGCACCGGCCTGGGCCTGGCCATCTGCCGGGAATTCGCAACGCTCATGGGCGGCCGGATCGAGGCGGCGAGCACCCCTGGCCGGGGCTCCACCTTCAGCGTCTTCCTGCCGGTGTCCCTGGCGCCGCTGGAGGAAGCCGTCCCTCCCGCGCCGGCACGGCGGCGGGTGGTGGGACTTGCCCCGGGCCAGCGGCAGTACCGCATTCTCGTGGTCGAAGACCGGAAGGAAAGCCGCCTCTTGCTCCGCCGTCTCCTGGAAAGCGCCGGCTTTGCGGTGCTGGAGGCCGAAGACGGCCGGGAAGCGGTGGAGCGGTTCGCCAGCCTGGCGCCGGATCTGGTCTGGATGGACATCCGCATGCCTGGGATGGACGGCTTCGAGGCCACCCGGCGGATCAAGTCCACCGCGGCCGGGGCGCACACGCCGGTGGTGGCGCTGACCGCCAGCGCCTTCGAAGAGCAGCGGCAAGAGATCCTGGCCGCGGGCTGCGACGACTTTGTCCGCAAGCCCTTCCGGCCGGAGGAGATCCTTGGCGTCATGGAAAGGCAGCTGGGGGTGCGCTTCATCTATGAAGAGGTGCCGCCGGCCGAGGAAAGGCGCCTGGATGACCGGGCCTGGGCGGGGTTGCTCGCCCGGGTCCCCTGGGAAGCGCGGCAGGTCCTCGCCGAGGCAACGCTGCGCTGTGACCGCGGGGAGTGCCTCGCCCGCATCAGTGAGCTGGCGGCCGAGCACGGCGAGGCCCTGCGGGCCCTGGACGGATTTGTCACCCGCCACCAGTTCGACCAGCTCCACAGGCTTCTCACATCGTGA